In Armatimonas rosea, the DNA window CTCGGTCTATGAGAAAGTGGGAACTCTTGAGGCTTCTGCGGTGTCCGCTTTTAATAAAAAGCTCCGGCCTTCAGGCCGGAGTATTTTACTGCCCGGCGACGATTTATCGCTTGCCTACGAATAGATACAGCCCACTCTTGCCGGGCGCGACAATATCGAGCCTGCCGTCGCGGTTGATGTCTTGGACGACAATCTGCAGGCCGGTGCCGGTCTGGGTGCCGGAGTCGATGACGAACTTCTGCCAGGTCTTTTTCTTACGGTCGAACTGGTAGTAGTAGAGGCCTAGGGGCTCCTCTGCACCAGGATCGTGGTCGTGGGCGAGGTAGCGCTTGCCGGTGAAGACCTTGTCCCCAACCAAGACCAGCGTGTGGAACTGCGATGCGGAGAGGTCGATGGGAAGCTGCTCCCACTTGCCGCCGCCAAGATTATGGAGCCAGTAGAGGCCGTAGTTGTGGCCGCTCCCAAAGACAATATCGTTCTTGCCATCGCCGTCCACATCAAAGACCGGGGTCGAGATGCCCAGATCGCCAGGCTTGCAGGCGAACTCGGGGTGCCAGGTCCACTTGTCACTCGTTGCGTCGACATTCTCCCACCAGCCACTCGCGGTCACCAGGTCGCACTTGCGGTCGCCATTGACATCGCCAAAGCCAATCCCATGGCCCGCGCCCTGGTTGCCGACTTTATGCTCGACCCACTGGTGCTCCCGCAGCTCGTACCAGACCACTTGCCCGCCGCAGTTGGGAAGAATATCTTTTGCGTTCTTGCCCGTAAGCGGGGCAAAGACCGTGGTCTCGGCGCTTCCGGGCTTGGCGATGGCGTGGCGCGCCCAGTTTCCCGTCGCGCCGCCGTTGTTCTCGTGCCAGAAAAGCTCGCCGCTGGCGTAGTCCGACGAGACAATATCGACTTTCTTATCGCCATTGACATCGACCGGGAGCTCGGCGAAGCTGGCACGGTAGCCGCTGGAGCCCGGCCCACGGCCCCAGACCCCGATCTCGCGAAACGGGTGCGGTGTCCACCTCGGCGCCTCGTACCACGTATCGCCCGAGATGAGATCGAGCTTGCCATCGCCGTTGATGTCGGCCACACCCGCGGCCTCAAAGTCCGACGCGGCATTGACCACGACCTTCTCGAACTTCAGCGCCGACGGCAGGGTGGGCGGGACAACGGCAGCGTTTTTCTGCTGGGCGCTCGCGGCGAGGGCAAGCAGGCAGAGAGAGAGTCCAAGGGAGCGTAGCATCATAGCACTGGGATTATACCAGCGAGCAATGCCCCCTAACCCCCGCCCGGTAGGGGGACAACAAGGTATTCGTCTTATTTCCTCCGCTTGCGGGGGGCAGGGGGCTGGCTACGCTACCAGCGAGCGGATTTTATGGCTGAGAAGCTCTACGACCAGGTCGAAGTTGGCTTTCTCGGGGATGATCAGGTCGGCGAACTTCTGGCTGGGGGCGACAAACTGCTGGTGCATCGGGCGCACGGTGGCGGCGTACTGGTCCAGCACGGACTCCAGGCTACGGCCGCGCTCGCGCGTATCCCGGCGGATGCGGCGCAGGAGCCGGATGTCGTCGTCGGTGTCTACAAAGATCTTCAGGTCCAAGAGCTCGCGGAGGGCGGGGTGGGTGAAGATCAAGATTCCCTCCACCAAGATGACCGGGTGGGCGCGCTGCTCAGTCGTGGTGGGGAGCCGGTGGTGGGTCGCGAAGTCGTACTGGGGCACGGGGACACTGTGTCCGGCTCGGAGCGCTTCGAGCTGCTGGACGAGCAAGGGGAAGTCGATACAGTCTGGGTGGTCGAAGTTGCCGGAGGCCCGTAGCGCCTCGGGGAGCGTGTCGATATCGCGGTAGTAGCTGTCTTGCTGGAGCGCGACCAGCCGCTCCGCCCCGACCGCATCCCGCAAGCGGGTCGCCAGCGTGGTCTTCCCCGAGCCCGAGCCGCCTGCAATTCCAATGATCATGTGCGTGTCCCCTGAAGATACCCCATCACGCGGTCCCAGACAAGACCGCCCACCAGCCGCCCGATACGCCGTCCCTCCAGATCAGCGGACTCAAAATGAATCCCGCCGTAGCGCCGGGAGACACCCGCCTGCTCCGCGGCTCCTGAGAAGGTTGTCCACTGGCCAGCCAGAGGCGCGATCCGCCCGGTGCTGTAGACAAAGTCATCGCTACCCGTAAAGCGCTTGAGCACCTCTGCCGCCGCCGCGCTAAACGTGCTGTGCCCCGACGTATACTCGGGGAAGGGAGGGGTCAGGAAGTCGGCGGACTGCGACGGTACCCAGAAGGCGTTTCCGGGGGAGAGCGCACGGATGGCGGTGATGGGCCGCGAGGTATTGTAGTGGCGCTTGCACTCCCAGCAGGAGATACCTGCGTCCATCACAGCATTTCCCACCAGGAAGAAGCACTGCACATCACGGTCCAGGCTGTGACTGTCGCGGGCGGAGACCGCAAGGGCGAAGAGGAGCCAGTGGCCGGGGGGCTGCACCGAGCGGGGACCGTCGGCCCAGTACTCCACCCAGGACTTTTGCTGTGGGGTGAGGTCCGCCGTGAGCTGAATCACCTCGTTCATCTCCGCGATATAGAGCGCGGACCCAAACTCCGGGGGAGCAGCGGGGCGCAAGACCGACGACGAGCTCAGGGCGAAGGGGGTGACATTGCCCCAGTGCGGGCCGATATAGGCAGGAGTCGCGCCATTGGGAAAGCGAATCTGCTGCCAGTACTTGGGATCGACCACGGTATCGGGGCCATTGACTGGGACATAGCCCGTGGTATCGGCGTAGTTGTTGAGCTGGTTGGAGCCATCGCTGTGGCGGAACGTGAGTAGCTCCTGGGCGCACCGGTTGCCGATCCCCGCTGCCGTGGTCGTATCCAGCGACATATTGCTGGGGTCGTAGCCCAGCGCGAGTAGCTGCTCGTCGAAGCTGGCTTTATGGGCGGGATACAGATCGACCAGGACCCGGTAGGCAGCAAAGCTCACCGCTTGTGCCTTATTGCTCTCGGTGCGCTCGCCCTCGGGTCGTCGAAGCGCTCCCCCGAGCCGCGTCCCCAGCGCCACAGAGTCGTAGCACGACCAGGCATCGTAGGCTGCGGTGAAGACCATGG includes these proteins:
- a CDS encoding FG-GAP repeat domain-containing protein, encoding MMLRSLGLSLCLLALAASAQQKNAAVVPPTLPSALKFEKVVVNAASDFEAAGVADINGDGKLDLISGDTWYEAPRWTPHPFREIGVWGRGPGSSGYRASFAELPVDVNGDKKVDIVSSDYASGELFWHENNGGATGNWARHAIAKPGSAETTVFAPLTGKNAKDILPNCGGQVVWYELREHQWVEHKVGNQGAGHGIGFGDVNGDRKCDLVTASGWWENVDATSDKWTWHPEFACKPGDLGISTPVFDVDGDGKNDIVFGSGHNYGLYWLHNLGGGKWEQLPIDLSASQFHTLVLVGDKVFTGKRYLAHDHDPGAEEPLGLYYYQFDRKKKTWQKFVIDSGTQTGTGLQIVVQDINRDGRLDIVAPGKSGLYLFVGKR
- the udk gene encoding uridine kinase; amino-acid sequence: MIIGIAGGSGSGKTTLATRLRDAVGAERLVALQQDSYYRDIDTLPEALRASGNFDHPDCIDFPLLVQQLEALRAGHSVPVPQYDFATHHRLPTTTEQRAHPVILVEGILIFTHPALRELLDLKIFVDTDDDIRLLRRIRRDTRERGRSLESVLDQYAATVRPMHQQFVAPSQKFADLIIPEKANFDLVVELLSHKIRSLVA
- a CDS encoding vanadium-dependent haloperoxidase — encoded protein: MTNDTPLTRRQFLLGGLALPPTLALIGCGGGGGGASIPRTVVGKWAEATLDAISHATLGPPMNARAIAMVFTAAYDAWSCYDSVALGTRLGGALRRPEGERTESNKAQAVSFAAYRVLVDLYPAHKASFDEQLLALGYDPSNMSLDTTTAAGIGNRCAQELLTFRHSDGSNQLNNYADTTGYVPVNGPDTVVDPKYWQQIRFPNGATPAYIGPHWGNVTPFALSSSSVLRPAAPPEFGSALYIAEMNEVIQLTADLTPQQKSWVEYWADGPRSVQPPGHWLLFALAVSARDSHSLDRDVQCFFLVGNAVMDAGISCWECKRHYNTSRPITAIRALSPGNAFWVPSQSADFLTPPFPEYTSGHSTFSAAAAEVLKRFTGSDDFVYSTGRIAPLAGQWTTFSGAAEQAGVSRRYGGIHFESADLEGRRIGRLVGGLVWDRVMGYLQGTRT